The Humulus lupulus chromosome 3, drHumLupu1.1, whole genome shotgun sequence genome window below encodes:
- the LOC133823288 gene encoding uncharacterized protein LOC133823288 has protein sequence MPYLVRENLFIGNIGDAAEVLQNGSSEITRILSMLSSASISIFSEWRSGLTIPTKEIKMHYVGASETEDDSASEDESTELSSSAMSPGKVLYSLEYAGKDLKVVRMAVPMRDMESENLLDHLDVCLNFIDESRKKGSVLVHCFAGVSRSAAIITAYLMRSEHLSREDALLSLRQSCEFVCPNDGFLDQLKMFEEMGFKVDRACSIYKRFRLKVLGECYNRGERIDSSKLGADPGLPREASSDVEVPRDSENSSRSAYRCKKCRRVVALQDNVVDHVPGEGEASFNWHKRKSGNPFNNSEEPECSSIFVEPLQWMTAVEEGALEGKLSCAHCDGRLGYFNWSGIQCSCGSWITPAFQLHKSRVDTSTV, from the exons ATGCCGTACCTTGTCCGTGAAAACCTATTCATTGGCAATATTGGGGACGCGGCAGAAGTTCTCCAAAATGGTAGCAGCGAGATCACTCGTATTTTGTCAATGCTTAGTTCCGCATCCATCTCAATCTTCTCAGAATGGCGAAGTGGCCTCACAATTCCCACAAAGGAGATAAAAATGCATTATGTTGGTGCCTCAGAAACTGAGGATGATTCAGCTTCAGAGGATGAATCGACTGAATTGTCAAGTAGCGCCATGTCGCCAGGGAAGGTTTTGTATTCGTTGGAATATGCAGGCAAGGACTTGAAGGTGGTGAGGATGGCAGTGCCTATGAGAGATATGGAGAGTGAGAATTTGTTGGACCACTTGGACGTGTGCTTGAATTTCATTGATGAAAGTAGAAAAAAGGGATCCGTTTTGGTGCACTGTTTTGCTGGCGTGTCAAGAAG CGCAGCTATCATTACAGCATATCTGATGAGAAGTGAACATCTTTCTCGAGAAG ATGCTCTACTATCTCTGCGGCAAAGCTGTGAGTTTGTTTGCCCAAATGATGGTTTTCTAGATCAG CTTAAAATGTTTGAGGAAATGGGTTTCAAAGTGGATCGTGCTTGCTCCATATACAAGCGATTCCGCCTTAAAGTATTGG GTGAGTGCTATAACCGTGGAGAGAGAATAGACAGCTCCAAACTAGGTGCGGATCCTGGTTTGCCTAGAGAGGCTTCTTCAGATGTAGAAGTACCTAGAGATTCAGAAAATAGTAGTAGATCTGCATACCGCTGCAAGAAATGCCGGAGAGTAGTTGCGTTGCAGGACAATGTTGTGGATCACGTTCCGGGTGAGGGTGAGGCATCCTTCAACTGGCACAAGCGAAAAAGTGGCAACCCTTTCAATAACTCCGAGGAGCCGGAATGTTCTTCAATCTTTGTGGAGCCTTTACAGTGGATGACAGCAG TTGAAGAAGGTGCATTGGAAGGCAAACTCTCATGTGCTCATTGTGATGGTCGCTTGGGTTACTTTAATTGGTCGGGCATTCAATGCAGTTGTGGGAGCTGGATCACGCCAGCATTTCAACTCCACAAAAGCCGAGTGGATACAAGCACTGTCTAA